A genomic window from Triticum urartu cultivar G1812 chromosome 7, Tu2.1, whole genome shotgun sequence includes:
- the LOC125519929 gene encoding transcription factor UNE12-like: MDYSNGSFFPSWPDNSASENYSFVDGSVESYAEEGSMPPAGYFRARSNQNLTFDEHEQNPAMLANGCLPYNTQTDLLSGEILSEDKPSNSLMELPQLQNNGSLQSNLIPSGTLQCTSTPGTFDLQLDTPGLLELPHALSSSIESNGSEVSAFLADVHAVSSASTLCSTFQNVPSYMEPVSLEAFSFQGIQNAAMFNNTSHSNGNLSVFDEATMASLHDSKEFLSGGISSFGTAEQSQLAGSGLKAEQQEQNVMCNIPLPFASGSQMAVSEAQGTLIPSKISSTIHNNKSEYPVPISHSADAQNKANSANGNSASAKPRARARRGQATDPHSIAERLRREKISERMKNLQDLVPNSNKADKSSMLDEIIDYVKFLQLQVKVLSMSRLGAPGAVLPLLAESQTEGHSNSPLSPPTASQGLLDAAGPEDSLVFEQEVIKLMETSITNAMQYLQNKGLCLMPIALASAISNQKGTSAAAVPPER, from the exons GGACTACTCTAATGGTTCTTTCTTTCCTTCATGGCCTGACAATTCCGCTTCTGAGAATTATAGCTTTGTTGATGGTTCAGTGGAATCATATGCAGAAGAAGGAAGTATGCCACCTGCAGGCTATTTCAGAGCTAGATCAAATCAGAATTTAACATTTGATGAGCATGAACAGAACCCTGCTATGCTTGCAAATGGGTGCTTGCCGTACAACACCCAGACTGATCTATTATCTGGTGAGATTCTGTCAGAGGACAAACCTTCCAACAGCCTTATGGAGCTTCCACAACTTCAGAACAATGGCAGTCTGCAAAGTAATTTAATCCCATCAGGGACTCTTCAGTGCACTTCAACACCTGGAACATTTGACCTGCAGTTGGATACCCCTGGCCTTCTAGAACTTCCTCATGCCTTGTCCAGTTCAATTGAAAGCAATGGTAGTGAAGTTTCAGCttttcttgctgatgtacatgcTGTTTCTTCAGCCTCAACTCTGTGTTCGACATTCCAAAATGTTCCTTCCTACATGGAACCAGTAAGCCTAGAAGCTTTCAGTTTTCAAGGGATACAAAATGCTGCTATGTTCAACAATACAAGTCATTCAAATGGGAACCTGTCAGTATTTGATGAGGCAACCATGGCATCACTACAT GATAGCAAAGAATTTCTCAGTGGTGGCATCTCATCTTTTGGTACGGCCGAGCAGTCTCAACTAGCTGGTAGTGGTTTGAAGGCTGAACAACAG GAACAAAATGTGATGTGCAATATTCCGCTCCCTTTCGCTTCTGGTAGTCAGATGGCAGTGAGTGAAGCACAAGGGACACTGATTCCTTCAAAG ATAAGCTCAACGATCCATAACAATAAAAGTGAGTACCCTGTCCCTATCAGCCATTCTGCTGATGCGCAGAACAAGGCAAATTCAGCTAATGGAAATAGTGCCAGTGCTAAGCCACGAGCAAGGGCTCGTCGTGGACAGGCAACTGACCCTCATAGTATTGCTGAACGG CTTCGCAGAGAGAAGATCTCAGAGAGGATGAAAAATCTCCAAGACCTTGTACCAAATTCAAATAAG GCAGATAAATCATCAATGCTTGATGAAATAATTGATTATGTGAAATTTCTTCAGCTTCAGGTGAAG GTCTTAAGCATGAGTAGGCTAGGAGCTCCCGGGGCAGTTCTTCCCCTCCTTGCAGAATCTCAAACTGAG GGCCATAGCAATTCACCTCTATCACCTCCAACTGCTTCACAAGGGCTTCTGGACGCAGCAGGCCCAGAAGACAGCTTGGTCTTTGAGCAAGAAGTTATAAAGCTGATGGAAACAAGCATCACAAATGCAATGCAGTACCTTCAGAACAAGGGCCTCTGCCTGATGCCTATCGCTCTTGCTTCAGCCATATCCAACCAGAAAGGCACTTCTGCAGCTGCAGTCCCTCCTGAAAGGTGA